In one Pseudoclavibacter sp. Marseille-Q3772 genomic region, the following are encoded:
- the cysS gene encoding cysteine--tRNA ligase — protein sequence MMQRLYDTRAQSLVDFVPGTPGCVSMYVCGPTVQSGPHLGHLRSALVYDQMRRWFSHEGMRVTLVRNVTDIDDKTLANATEHEPWWALAYRVEREFAQVYSALRILPPTYEPRATGAIPEMLELIQRLLDRGHAYAADDGSGDVYFDTASWPDYGALTHQRVEDMAAAVDGSMRAKRNPTDFALWKGQKAGEPDSAAWDSPWGRGRPGWHIECSAMSTKYLGSSFDIHGGGRDLRFPHHENELAQSAAAGDGFAQYWIHNGLVSLGGTKMSKSVGNIISATELVMTRRPIIVRYLLGTGHYRSTVEAGDNAYQEAEAAFSRIETFFERAQRSLGEIEPAARVPEAFAEYMRDGFAVPQAVALIHETVTRGNQALDANDEAAAREAVAHARVMLDVLGLDPLASEWRDEEGDESALKPAMDALVRDLLEQRAQARADKDWATADRIRDTLTAAGITIEDTPQGSHWSVN from the coding sequence GTGATGCAACGCCTCTATGACACTCGTGCCCAGTCTCTGGTCGATTTCGTTCCCGGTACTCCCGGTTGCGTATCGATGTATGTGTGCGGGCCCACCGTGCAATCGGGGCCGCACCTCGGACACCTGCGTTCGGCATTGGTCTACGACCAGATGCGCCGCTGGTTCTCGCACGAAGGGATGCGAGTCACACTCGTGCGGAACGTCACCGATATCGACGATAAGACGCTCGCGAATGCGACCGAACACGAACCCTGGTGGGCGCTTGCATACCGGGTTGAACGAGAGTTTGCGCAGGTGTATTCAGCGCTGCGCATCCTGCCGCCGACCTATGAACCGCGCGCGACCGGCGCGATCCCAGAAATGCTCGAACTGATTCAGCGACTGCTTGATCGAGGGCACGCCTACGCGGCCGATGACGGCAGTGGTGATGTGTACTTCGACACTGCGAGCTGGCCAGACTACGGTGCGTTGACCCACCAGCGTGTGGAGGATATGGCGGCTGCCGTCGATGGCTCGATGCGCGCGAAGCGCAACCCCACGGATTTTGCACTGTGGAAGGGTCAGAAGGCGGGCGAACCGGACTCTGCTGCGTGGGACTCGCCGTGGGGTAGAGGGCGGCCGGGCTGGCATATTGAATGCTCGGCAATGTCCACCAAGTACCTGGGCTCCTCCTTCGACATTCACGGTGGTGGTCGTGATCTACGGTTCCCACACCACGAGAATGAGCTGGCACAATCGGCGGCCGCGGGCGACGGTTTCGCACAGTACTGGATCCACAACGGGTTGGTATCGCTCGGTGGAACCAAGATGTCCAAGTCGGTCGGAAACATCATTTCTGCGACCGAGCTGGTGATGACCCGCAGGCCGATCATCGTGCGTTACCTCTTAGGCACCGGGCACTACCGTTCAACTGTCGAAGCCGGGGACAACGCCTATCAGGAAGCCGAGGCCGCCTTTTCGCGGATCGAAACGTTCTTCGAACGGGCGCAGCGCTCACTGGGTGAAATCGAGCCGGCAGCGCGCGTGCCGGAGGCATTCGCCGAGTACATGCGTGACGGTTTTGCCGTGCCGCAGGCCGTTGCGCTCATCCACGAAACGGTGACACGAGGCAACCAGGCCCTGGACGCAAACGACGAGGCGGCTGCACGAGAGGCCGTGGCTCATGCTCGCGTCATGCTCGATGTGCTTGGTCTTGACCCGCTCGCATCCGAATGGCGTGATGAAGAGGGCGACGAGAGCGCGCTGAAGCCTGCGATGGATGCGCTCGTGCGCGACCTGCTCGAACAGCGAGCACAGGCACGAGCCGACAAAGACTGGGCTACCGCTGACCGCATCCGCGATACCCTCACCGCGGCCGGAATCACTATTGAAGACACCCCCCAGGGATCTCATTGGAGCGTGAACTAA
- the rlmB gene encoding 23S rRNA (guanosine(2251)-2'-O)-methyltransferase RlmB — protein MSSSPAHGRPGAIRKKKKGPAKGTGGHGRKALAGRGPTPKAEDRHWAKQRRRKQAAAGSRPQQRQSQRRRSGGVPSDVELVTGRNAALEALRAGMPATTVYVASGIDVDDRVKEVIQIAAKRQIPMLEITRPEMDRMVPFDAVHQGITVKVPPYEYADPIELLEQVVSRGERPLFVALDGITDPRNLGAIIRSVAAFGGHGVIVPQRRAAGVTASAWRTSAGAAARLPVALATNLTNTIKQLKQQGLFVIGLDGDGDVTLPGLELADQPIVVVVGSEGKGISRLVAEHCDEIVSIPIDGATESLNAGIAASITCYEIAKLRAAAQ, from the coding sequence ATGAGCAGCTCACCCGCACACGGCCGGCCCGGCGCTATTCGTAAAAAGAAGAAGGGGCCGGCGAAGGGCACCGGTGGCCACGGGCGCAAGGCGCTCGCGGGTCGCGGCCCGACGCCGAAGGCTGAAGATCGTCACTGGGCGAAGCAGCGACGCCGCAAACAGGCTGCAGCCGGTAGCCGGCCGCAGCAGCGTCAGTCGCAGCGTCGCCGCTCCGGTGGAGTGCCCAGCGATGTTGAATTGGTGACCGGTCGCAATGCGGCGCTGGAGGCGCTGCGCGCCGGAATGCCGGCAACAACGGTATATGTGGCCTCGGGTATCGACGTTGACGACCGTGTCAAGGAGGTCATTCAGATCGCCGCGAAACGGCAGATCCCCATGTTGGAGATCACCCGTCCGGAGATGGACCGCATGGTGCCATTTGATGCCGTGCATCAGGGCATCACGGTGAAAGTGCCGCCGTATGAATACGCCGACCCGATCGAACTGCTTGAACAGGTGGTTTCTCGCGGTGAACGGCCACTGTTTGTGGCATTGGATGGGATCACCGATCCGCGTAACCTCGGCGCAATTATTCGTTCGGTTGCCGCGTTTGGCGGCCACGGCGTGATCGTGCCGCAGCGACGCGCCGCCGGAGTCACCGCATCCGCATGGCGTACCTCCGCGGGAGCGGCGGCGAGACTGCCGGTTGCATTGGCCACGAACCTCACGAATACGATCAAGCAGCTCAAGCAGCAGGGGCTGTTCGTTATCGGTCTTGACGGTGACGGCGACGTGACCCTCCCAGGGCTCGAACTCGCCGATCAGCCGATCGTGGTCGTAGTCGGTTCAGAGGGCAAGGGGATCTCGCGGCTGGTTGCCGAGCACTGCGATGAGATTGTGTCGATCCCGATCGATGGTGCAACCGAGTCGCTGAACGCCGGAATCGCGGCCTCGATTACCTGTTACGAAATCGCCAAGCTGCGGGCTGCAGCGCAGTAG
- a CDS encoding ATP-binding cassette domain-containing protein: protein MAAVTFSGVTRRYPDAERNAVESLDLEIEDGEFLVLVGPSGCGKTTTLRMLAGLEPVDEGEIYIGDENITNVAPRDRDIAMVFQNYALYPHMTVAQNMGFGLKTRGVSKSDRAAKVQEAARLLDLEQLLDRRPGELSGGQRQRVAMGRAIVREPRVFLMDEPLSNLDAKLRVHTRAQIASLQRRLGTTTVYVTHDQTEAMTMGHRIAILQDGKLQQLGTPQELYDSPANEFVASFIGTPAMNFWTEGDARIGVRAEDLRLVAADAPGFDAVVEFVEELGSDGYLHTTATIAGEQIPIVARVDGREHPQAGDRIRLQPNTERLHRFPATSETT from the coding sequence ATGGCCGCAGTTACCTTTTCCGGTGTGACCCGTCGCTACCCCGATGCCGAACGCAACGCTGTCGAATCACTCGACCTTGAGATTGAAGATGGCGAGTTTTTGGTGTTAGTGGGGCCGTCCGGATGCGGGAAGACCACGACCCTGCGCATGCTCGCAGGGCTTGAGCCGGTGGATGAGGGCGAGATCTATATCGGCGACGAGAACATCACCAATGTGGCGCCTCGCGACCGGGATATCGCCATGGTGTTCCAGAACTACGCGCTCTACCCACACATGACCGTGGCGCAGAACATGGGGTTCGGGCTGAAAACCCGAGGCGTCTCCAAATCGGATCGCGCCGCAAAGGTTCAGGAAGCAGCCCGCCTACTCGACCTCGAGCAGCTGCTGGATCGCCGACCCGGCGAGCTCTCTGGTGGCCAGCGTCAACGCGTGGCGATGGGCCGGGCCATCGTCCGCGAACCACGCGTATTCCTCATGGACGAACCACTGTCGAACCTCGACGCGAAACTGCGCGTGCACACCCGCGCTCAGATCGCATCCCTACAGCGCCGCCTCGGCACCACCACGGTGTATGTCACGCACGACCAGACCGAAGCCATGACGATGGGGCACCGCATCGCCATCCTGCAAGATGGCAAGTTGCAGCAGCTCGGCACCCCGCAGGAACTGTACGACTCCCCCGCCAACGAGTTCGTTGCTTCGTTCATCGGCACTCCGGCAATGAACTTCTGGACGGAAGGCGACGCACGCATCGGCGTCCGCGCCGAAGACCTCCGTCTCGTCGCAGCCGACGCACCCGGTTTTGATGCCGTGGTGGAGTTCGTCGAAGAGCTCGGCAGCGATGGCTACTTGCACACCACCGCCACTATCGCAGGCGAGCAGATACCGATCGTCGCGCGCGTGGACGGCCGCGAGCATCCACAGGCTGGCGACCGCATCCGGCTACAGCCAAATACCGAGCGCCTGCACCGCTTCCCCGCTACTTCCGAGACAACGTAG
- the msrB gene encoding peptide-methionine (R)-S-oxide reductase MsrB yields the protein MSYEIQRSDLQWRELLNPLEYEVLRQAGTEHPFTGELLDEARPGTYHCRACDNELFRAGAKFDAGCGWPSFWEPLREEAVEYHDDFTTGYKRVEVRCARCGSHLGHVFPDGFGTPTGDRYCMNSVCLKFVPQETPEQ from the coding sequence ATGAGTTACGAGATCCAGCGCAGCGATCTGCAGTGGCGCGAGCTACTCAACCCCCTCGAATACGAGGTGTTGCGACAGGCTGGCACCGAGCACCCCTTTACCGGGGAGCTGCTGGATGAAGCGCGTCCGGGAACCTACCACTGCCGCGCCTGCGATAACGAACTGTTTCGAGCCGGCGCGAAGTTCGATGCCGGATGCGGTTGGCCAAGTTTTTGGGAGCCGCTGCGCGAAGAAGCGGTCGAATACCACGATGACTTCACAACCGGATACAAGCGCGTCGAGGTGCGCTGCGCTCGATGCGGTTCGCACCTGGGGCACGTTTTCCCGGACGGATTCGGCACCCCTACCGGCGACCGCTACTGCATGAACTCGGTCTGCCTCAAATTCGTTCCGCAAGAAACACCCGAGCAGTAG
- a CDS encoding DUF3263 domain-containing protein: MHSTAAASTHSTAQLGDEDIRILEFEQEYPRHSVHKEARIRRQFGYSSARYYQILGTLIESPAALIAYPMLVNRLRRVRDERRERRNRPVAD, encoded by the coding sequence ATGCATAGCACGGCTGCAGCGTCGACGCACTCCACGGCCCAACTCGGAGACGAAGACATCCGGATTCTCGAGTTTGAGCAGGAGTATCCTCGGCACAGTGTGCACAAAGAAGCACGTATTCGGCGACAATTTGGGTATTCGAGTGCCCGTTACTATCAAATTCTCGGTACGCTCATTGAGTCACCAGCCGCACTCATCGCGTACCCAATGCTGGTGAATCGCCTGCGCAGAGTTCGAGATGAACGACGCGAGCGGCGTAACCGTCCGGTTGCGGACTGA
- a CDS encoding LytR C-terminal domain-containing protein, translated as MKYPKDRFDDLPKSLLRRGAHRAPRTRLSKMSSWIVALCAFVLLVGLGVGVMWMIDKQVQFIADDEPKQAQPTETATPSETPTPTPTGPSATVDPNMNVTVLNGVGTGGLATAGSEHLAQAGFTVGTVADADSFENPTTRVVIANEEARGAAMGVVEAIGVGEIAVDPEAATEGEIIVTLGADAEAKLLAE; from the coding sequence TTGAAGTATCCAAAGGACCGTTTCGACGACCTCCCCAAATCGCTGTTGCGCCGCGGAGCGCACCGGGCGCCGCGTACACGGTTGTCCAAGATGTCGTCCTGGATCGTTGCGCTGTGCGCATTCGTGCTGCTCGTTGGTTTGGGCGTCGGTGTGATGTGGATGATTGACAAACAGGTGCAGTTCATCGCCGACGATGAACCGAAACAAGCGCAGCCGACCGAAACTGCCACGCCGAGCGAAACGCCAACACCGACACCGACCGGACCGAGTGCGACCGTCGACCCCAATATGAATGTGACCGTGCTTAACGGTGTGGGAACTGGGGGACTGGCAACTGCCGGATCCGAGCACCTCGCTCAGGCCGGATTCACGGTCGGTACGGTCGCGGATGCGGACTCATTCGAGAACCCCACCACTCGAGTCGTCATCGCCAACGAAGAAGCGCGTGGCGCGGCGATGGGTGTTGTGGAAGCAATCGGCGTTGGTGAAATCGCCGTCGACCCGGAAGCCGCTACCGAAGGCGAGATTATCGTCACGCTCGGTGCGGATGCCGAGGCGAAGCTCCTGGCAGAGTAG
- a CDS encoding cold shock domain-containing protein, giving the protein MSTGTVKWFNAEKGYGFITVDSADAAGQDVFVHYRSIEMDGFRTLAEGQAVEFDITDGEKGPQAEHVRPV; this is encoded by the coding sequence ATGAGTACCGGCACCGTCAAGTGGTTTAACGCCGAAAAGGGATATGGGTTCATCACCGTAGATTCGGCGGATGCGGCCGGGCAGGATGTGTTTGTGCACTACCGCTCAATCGAAATGGACGGTTTCCGTACGCTCGCAGAGGGTCAGGCCGTCGAGTTTGACATCACCGATGGTGAAAAAGGTCCTCAGGCCGAGCACGTACGCCCGGTTTAG
- the groL gene encoding chaperonin GroEL (60 kDa chaperone family; promotes refolding of misfolded polypeptides especially under stressful conditions; forms two stacked rings of heptamers to form a barrel-shaped 14mer; ends can be capped by GroES; misfolded proteins enter the barrel where they are refolded when GroES binds), with protein MSKMIAFDEEARRGLERGLNVLADTVKVTLGPRGRNVVLEKKWGSPTITNDGVSIAKEIELEDPYEKIGAELVKEVAKKTDDVAGDGTTTATVLAQALVKEGLRNVAAGADPVSVKRGIDKAVEAVTKHLIDNAVEVSGKEHIAATASISAADPHIGELIAEAIDKVGNEGVVTVEESNTFETTLELTEGMRFDKGYLSQYFVTDVDRQEAVFEDPYILIANSKISNVKDLLPVVDKVMQAGKQLLIIAEDVDGEALATLVVNKIRGIFKSVAVKAPGFGDRRKAMLQDIAILTGGQVISEEVGLKLESTTLDMLGRARKVIITKDETTIVEGAGDAEQIDGRVAQIKAELANTDSDYDREKLQERLAKLAGGVAVIKSGAATEVELKERKHRIEDAVRNAKAAVEEGILAGGGVALTQAFSVIDALELSDDEATGAKIVRASLDAPLKQIAINAGLEPGVVAEKVRGLEIGNGLNAATGEYVDMIAAGILDPVKVTRSALQNAASIAGLFLTTEAVVADKPEPPAPAPAMDGGADMGF; from the coding sequence ATGTCGAAGATGATTGCCTTTGATGAAGAGGCCCGTCGCGGTCTTGAGCGCGGTCTCAACGTGCTTGCCGACACCGTGAAGGTGACGCTTGGCCCGCGTGGACGCAACGTAGTTCTCGAGAAGAAGTGGGGCTCGCCCACGATCACGAACGACGGTGTTTCGATCGCCAAGGAGATCGAGCTCGAAGACCCGTACGAGAAGATCGGCGCGGAGCTCGTCAAGGAAGTAGCGAAGAAGACCGACGATGTCGCTGGTGACGGCACCACGACCGCCACCGTGCTCGCTCAGGCCCTGGTTAAAGAAGGTCTGCGCAACGTAGCTGCCGGCGCCGACCCGGTTTCGGTGAAGCGCGGAATCGACAAGGCGGTAGAGGCCGTAACCAAGCACCTGATCGACAACGCCGTTGAGGTAAGCGGTAAGGAGCACATTGCTGCCACCGCATCCATCTCGGCTGCCGACCCGCACATCGGTGAGCTCATCGCCGAAGCGATCGACAAGGTTGGCAACGAGGGCGTCGTGACCGTCGAAGAATCCAACACCTTCGAGACCACGCTCGAGCTGACCGAGGGTATGCGCTTCGACAAGGGCTACCTCTCGCAGTACTTCGTAACGGATGTTGACCGTCAGGAAGCCGTTTTCGAAGACCCGTACATCCTCATCGCCAACTCGAAGATCTCGAACGTTAAGGACCTCCTCCCGGTCGTTGACAAGGTCATGCAGGCCGGTAAGCAGCTGCTGATCATCGCCGAAGATGTTGACGGCGAAGCACTGGCAACCCTGGTTGTGAACAAGATTCGTGGCATCTTCAAGTCGGTCGCTGTTAAGGCCCCCGGCTTCGGTGACCGCCGCAAGGCCATGCTGCAGGACATCGCCATCCTCACCGGTGGTCAGGTCATCTCGGAAGAGGTTGGCCTCAAGCTCGAGTCGACCACGCTCGACATGCTCGGCCGTGCTCGCAAGGTCATCATCACCAAGGATGAGACCACCATCGTTGAGGGTGCCGGTGACGCCGAGCAGATCGACGGCCGTGTAGCACAGATTAAGGCTGAGCTCGCGAATACCGATTCGGACTACGACCGCGAGAAGCTGCAGGAGCGCCTCGCCAAGCTCGCCGGCGGTGTAGCTGTAATCAAGTCGGGTGCGGCAACCGAGGTTGAGCTCAAGGAGCGCAAGCACCGTATCGAGGATGCGGTCCGTAACGCGAAGGCTGCTGTTGAAGAGGGCATCCTCGCCGGTGGTGGTGTCGCACTGACCCAGGCATTCTCGGTCATCGACGCGCTTGAGCTGAGCGACGATGAGGCAACTGGTGCCAAGATTGTTCGCGCCAGCCTCGATGCACCGCTCAAGCAGATTGCAATCAACGCAGGACTCGAGCCAGGTGTTGTCGCCGAGAAGGTTCGCGGACTGGAGATCGGCAACGGTCTCAACGCAGCCACCGGCGAATACGTTGACATGATCGCAGCGGGCATCCTCGACCCGGTTAAGGTGACCCGTTCGGCGCTGCAGAACGCCGCATCGATTGCTGGTCTGTTCCTCACCACCGAGGCCGTCGTCGCCGACAAGCCGGAGCCGCCGGCACCGGCACCGGCTATGGACGGTGGCGCAGACATGGGCTTCTAG